Proteins from one Leptonema illini DSM 21528 genomic window:
- the ltrA gene encoding group II intron reverse transcriptase/maturase — METSSTEEGKGTEAAIPLNQKGLSEKLALLRSKLYHKARNEPRFKFYVLYDRIFRMDVLEAAYSRVKANRGSPGVDGITFKQIENSKGGAKAFLESIQKELKEKTYRPSPVRRKYIAKPDGRRRPLGIPTIKDRVVQMATLLIIEPIYEADFLDCSYGFRPKRSAHTALAEIRSHILSGFQAVYDADLKGYFDSIPHDKLILCVEQRISDRSVLRLIRMWLKTPVVEPPDDKGSPPRIARSKQGTPQGGVISPLLANLFLHYFDKVFHGRNGPAVWANAKLVRYADDFVVLARYQSDRLTDFVEGFIEARMGLKINRDKTKTVNLKEKKASLDFLGFTFRFDRDLKGRNRDYLNVLPSKKAVQRMRDRLKIMTGKKMCYQPIDEMIGGINRTLVGWSNYFRFGYPAASFRKVNSYTVHRLTVHLKRRSQRGFRPPNGVSFYSQISKMGLLYLK, encoded by the coding sequence ATGGAAACATCCTCTACGGAAGAAGGAAAGGGAACTGAGGCAGCGATACCGCTTAACCAGAAGGGACTTTCCGAGAAGCTCGCTCTTTTGAGATCGAAACTCTATCACAAGGCGAGGAACGAACCACGCTTCAAATTTTACGTGCTTTATGATCGTATCTTCAGGATGGACGTTCTGGAGGCGGCGTATTCACGAGTGAAAGCGAATCGCGGTTCTCCCGGCGTTGACGGGATAACCTTCAAACAAATTGAGAACAGCAAAGGAGGTGCGAAAGCATTTCTTGAATCGATACAGAAGGAACTGAAAGAGAAGACGTACAGACCAAGCCCGGTCCGCAGGAAGTATATTGCGAAGCCGGATGGAAGACGCCGTCCTCTTGGCATTCCGACGATTAAAGACCGAGTCGTGCAAATGGCGACTCTCCTGATTATCGAGCCTATCTATGAGGCTGATTTTCTCGACTGTTCCTACGGGTTCAGACCGAAAAGATCTGCACATACAGCGCTCGCAGAAATCAGAAGTCATATTCTGTCGGGTTTTCAGGCTGTATATGATGCTGATCTCAAAGGATACTTCGATTCCATCCCACATGACAAACTGATTCTCTGCGTTGAGCAGAGAATCAGTGACAGGTCGGTCTTGCGACTGATCCGGATGTGGTTGAAGACGCCTGTGGTTGAACCCCCCGACGATAAAGGGAGTCCACCACGCATCGCAAGATCGAAACAGGGAACGCCTCAGGGGGGAGTGATCTCCCCGCTGCTCGCGAACCTGTTTCTACATTACTTCGATAAGGTGTTTCATGGTCGTAACGGACCCGCTGTGTGGGCCAACGCAAAACTTGTTCGTTATGCGGATGACTTTGTCGTGTTGGCCCGGTATCAATCGGATCGCCTCACCGATTTTGTTGAGGGATTCATTGAAGCCCGCATGGGTCTTAAGATCAATCGTGACAAGACGAAGACAGTCAACTTGAAGGAGAAGAAAGCGAGTCTGGATTTTCTCGGGTTTACCTTTCGGTTTGATCGCGATCTCAAGGGCAGAAATCGAGACTATTTGAATGTGTTACCCTCTAAGAAAGCCGTGCAGCGGATGCGGGATAGGCTTAAGATCATGACGGGCAAGAAGATGTGCTATCAACCTATTGATGAGATGATAGGCGGTATCAACAGAACCCTTGTCGGCTGGTCAAATTATTTTCGCTTCGGTTATCCAGCGGCTTCCTTTAGAAAAGTCAACTCCTATACAGTTCATCGCTTAACAGTGCATTTAAAGAGAAGAAGTCAGCGTGGTTTTCGCCCGCCGAATGGTGTGAGCTTCTACTCCCAGATAAGCAAAATGGGACTGCTCTATCTCAAATGA
- the ttcA gene encoding tRNA 2-thiocytidine(32) synthetase TtcA, giving the protein MAALEALYSKINREMGKTIDRFDMIREGDRILVAVSGGKDSLLLLRMLLDFQKKAPVHFDLLAVNVDQGQPGYDAAPLIEQLEAWAVPYHIEHQNTYDIVLEKTAPGKTYCAVCSRLRRGILYRLARERDCNVIALGHHREDMIHTFLLNAMFAGKLGGMPAVYTIRDNDLRVIRPLTSVHEEWIREYVSLSGWKLLPCNLCGSQEGLKRKEVADLLVDLEKRYPVVKQSLFAALGRVAVEELLDVDSQKRFGIESRFEENKVPLM; this is encoded by the coding sequence ATGGCGGCGCTTGAGGCACTTTATTCAAAGATCAACCGTGAGATGGGAAAAACGATCGATCGTTTCGATATGATTCGAGAAGGCGATCGCATCCTCGTTGCTGTGAGTGGCGGCAAGGACAGTCTGCTCCTTTTACGCATGCTTCTTGATTTTCAGAAGAAGGCTCCGGTACATTTTGATCTTCTGGCCGTAAACGTCGACCAGGGGCAGCCCGGATACGATGCTGCGCCGCTTATCGAGCAGCTTGAGGCATGGGCGGTTCCGTATCATATCGAGCACCAGAATACCTACGATATCGTTCTTGAGAAAACCGCTCCCGGTAAGACTTATTGCGCCGTCTGCAGTCGCCTGCGTCGGGGCATCCTATACCGACTTGCGCGTGAGCGAGACTGTAACGTCATCGCTCTCGGGCATCACAGGGAGGATATGATCCACACCTTTCTTCTCAACGCTATGTTCGCCGGCAAGCTTGGGGGCATGCCGGCCGTTTACACGATCCGCGACAATGATCTACGCGTGATCCGTCCTCTGACCTCCGTGCACGAGGAGTGGATTCGTGAGTATGTTTCTCTTTCCGGATGGAAGCTGCTGCCATGTAATCTCTGCGGTTCACAGGAAGGCCTGAAACGCAAGGAGGTGGCCGATCTTCTTGTCGATCTGGAGAAGCGTTATCCGGTCGTCAAGCAGTCTCTTTTTGCCGCCCTGGGCAGGGTGGCCGTTGAAGAACTGCTTGACGTGGATTCACAGAAGCGGTTCGGAATCGAGAGCCGCTTTGAAGAGAATAAAGTCCCGCTGATGTGA